The DNA segment CGATCGACCCCCATGTGCAGGTATAAAGCCCACCACCTAGTCGACGCCAAGGAACTCGCTTGGATTCCATGAAACTCTTCTTTATTCTACTCTACTCTTGGCTTGAGCTTTGGAGGGGTCGAGTTGGAAAATCTATCATTGACGGTCGGGTCAGCTCGACATGGTTCAAacctatgtgtgtaggattatttGAAATACATTCGAGATGAAAATGTTGAGCTCTTGAGAAGATTATTCAAGATACCTCCAAAGTAGAAACGCGAAGCTCCCGAGGGATTGTCTTATGTGTCACCTACATAAAGATCgaggttagaaaaaaaaaattaattctttcgacgatcaagttagtaatTTGAGGTAGATGTATATGATCACTAATGATAAAAAAGTGACCTCTTGACTATGTTAAAAGTGAGCTCTTATACTTAATAGTGAAAAGATAATATATTATGTGAAATATTTTTGGATTATAATTTTTAATCATCTACATAGATGACAAGAACAAATAAAACCCATAACTATCTGTTTTGGACCCATGCCCATATCCTTTGTTTGAGGGatagcttttgttttcttttttcagtTTGAACGCCATGTCAGATAATGTTGAATTGACAATATCCTTTTTATTATTTAGTTAAACTTTAAATATAAATGAGATAAGTAAGAATATTTTTCTAAGGTGTCATAGCTTCCCTATTTATGTATGTCTCGTTTCAAGTAGAATGCATATTGTAGTTCAAGCTAACATAGCTATATTGAGATGGTCCCACCTAAATTATTCATCGTACCAGTTTGGAAGATATTGAGCTCCTTCCTCAAGCAAGTAGATATTAATATGTCAGCATTTGATTAATACGAAGATATTCTCTCCTGGCTCTGAGAACAGACAAAATGTTAAGAGTCAGCAAAAGTCTCAGAAGAGAAGTATAAGGGAACTGATAGAAAGATGGAAGAGAGACTCGAACGAAGATGGAATGGAACACAGTAGAAAGATAAATGGATGCTAATATTAGTACAGTAAATATAAAGGAAATGATAATAAAAGGAAGAGGACATCCGAGGAACAAATGAAGCACCAAAAATGTCATTTAATTTGTTCGACTTAAAGAGAGTTTAAATCTCACCAATTGTGACGTCCATTTGATGTGGGCCTGATTTGGGTCAATATGACGGCCCAGCCCATCAAGCGGTGCGCAAGAGGAACAATCTGGATTCCTGTCGAGGGTTCCTCGTCCAGTGTCGCTCCGACGACTGGGCCAACTCACCAGAAGGCCGAGGAATTCTCCAGAAGCCATTCTCATGCTCACGTTTAACCCTGCGTCCGCCGCCCCTTTCAATCCCACCCAGAAGCTTCAGAATTCCGCCATCGGTAGTCCCTGTCCCCATTCACCGGCCTTCTTCTTGCGATCGATCGGACCAAAGATGTCGCTCACCCCCTTCGGATTCGGCCCTCGGCAGAGCAACATCTTCGATCCCTTTTCCCTCGACCTCTGGGACCCCTTCGAAGGCTTCCCCTTCGATTCCAACCTCTCGTTCCCCCGGATCCCCTTCCCCACCTCCTCCTACGCCGGCGCAGCCTCGGCTTTCGCCGCTGACACTCGCATCGACTGGAAGGAGACTCCGGAGGCGCACGTGTTCAAGGCCGACCTTCCGGGGCTGAGGAAAGAGGAGGTCAAGGTGGAGGTGGAGGACGGCCGCGTCCTCCAGATCAGCGGCGAGCGGAGCCGCGAGCACGAGGAGAAGACCGACACCTGGCACCGCGTCGAGCGGAGCAGCGGCAGGTTCCTCCGGAGGTTCCGGCTCCCCGAGAACGCCAAGGTGGAGCAGGTGAAGGCGGCCATGGAGGACGGCGTGCTCACCGTCACCGTGCCCAAGGAGGGGGTCAAGAAGCCCAATGTCAAGTCCATCGAGATCTCCGGTTGAATGTTTGCTGTGTGTTAGCGTGAATAAGGGGTCGTGAGTGTGTGTCCCTCCAATCGCGACTTTGACTATCGTGTCGTGCGATCGCAGGTTGTCATGCGTTTTGTTTCGAGAATGGactatgatattgtgtgaataaaATATGGACTAGCGTTGACTTTTGTTCTTCCACAGACATTGCTAGCGTTGTTCTTCCACGTACATATTGCTAGCGTTGACTTTTGTTCTTCCACATACATGTTGCTGTGGTCGTTTTCTTTCTTTGTCTCTATGATAATATAGGGGTGATGATAATTACTTAATAATTTTAACTAACTACAACTCAATCTCTTGTAGCTGATAGGAAAATATTCATTCATGATAATTACTTATATGTGGAAGCACAATCAATTGGACCATATGAACATCAActgaatattatatatttttttaattaagtgTACTATAATAAATCTATATTGTTTACTCTTGTGGCATATTATAATAGTTAATTACCTGCTAATTATCGATATTTAGCTCTTTTCTCTTGAACAAACACATCAATGGCAGCAACTCTATTTCTTAAATACAACTCGATTTTCCGAACATAATACAAAGAAAATCAGCTTTCACATCCCGACAAGCGAGAAAAAGTAGACAAACATACctaattgtaaaaaaaaattgagaaaaaagATATGACAATAAATCACATGATAATTTATATATCAGGTTCTGGTTTTCCGCTTGGCTTCAAGCTTGGCACCATGTTTGATCGTTTCTTCGGCATCGCTGTCCATTCCAAGGCTGAGAAGGACAGCAGCTTGAAGATAGTAAGCGGTAGGCCACTCTGGTGATGCTTCCTGTGCTTGCATAGCATCTCCCAGAGCTTCTTGCAGCATATTGTTCATGAGGTACGATACGCATCGACGTGCCAACACGGTCGGGGAAGTCATTGTTCCGCCGTCAATGAACTACAAAATCCCGAAACAACGTTGAAATTTGTAATATCTAACTGAAGGAGGAAATATAAACCATAGAAGAATCCTTCCGCAAAATAGTGTAATAGTTAAACTCGTTGACTGCTACCTGTGTGTAACAATCGATTGCGGTTTCAAAATCTTTAGCTAGAAAAGCATTGTCCCCATGCTTCTTAAAGTTCAAAGTCTCCTGGATTTGGCTGGTCCAGGCTTGGAAAGACAGCTGCAGAAGGAGAAGTAGTCACATGTATCAGAAAAGAATTTATCAGAGAAACAACTGGCAAATGATCAGTTAAATGGCAAACTGGAAAAAGGTAGTGCCATTTCACATTAAACAGATAAAAAAAACCACACAACTTTGTAAAGAAACTATCATCATGATTATGATAGGGAAATCACAACCAGTTAGTAGAACTTTCATATGACTTATACTTGGTTtcgcgagaaaaaaaaaaaaaagtgctcaGTTGAGCAATTATAATGATTTCTTTGTACGACTTTAAACAACAAGCAGATATCTGACATGCAAGAACATAATTTTTAACCCAACTTTAACGATACAATGAAAAAAACATGGATAATTTATCATTAAGATTCATGACATGCATGCAGAACAATGGACAGCTTTAACTGAAAGACCAACAACAGGTTCTATGTTAACAGAAAAAAAGATCTTTGAAAAGAAGAAAGGCAAACGATAATTGTTTGCTTACGTCATTCGCTAAGCCCTCCTCGTCCTTGTATCCAACCTTCTCTAGTATTTCATATATACCTACCAAGTCCAATCTTGCACAAGCTTCGCCAAGTGGTGATAGTTTAATCATTTGCTTCGAAGTCACAGGACCATTCAGAATGCCCATCAGTGTGTATGAAGGCACCTGCGACATTGAGTTTCTTATATTTGGATCAGGAATGTTGGAAGTAAACTTTAGAAACCTCTCTAATCAATTAAAGAAATTGCCTTTTTCACAATCAGCTTTTCAGCAATGAGACCTCAGTTCCAAGAAAGAATGTGTATCGAATGCCTTACCTCTGCATCCTTTTCAAGCGATCCCAAAGAAGTAACTAGTGATTTTACATTTGGCCTCTCGCGAGGTTCATATTGCAAACAACGAGAAGCTAATCGAACCAACTCAGTCCCATCAGCATTTGAGAAATGCCCCTCCAAACAAGAGTCCATCAGTGTCCGGAAGTTCTTACTTCGGATCAGGTCAAGTGCCTGGGaacataatttcaaatctaaAATTATTGAAAGAAGGAAAAGCAGTAGTGCAATTGCATAGTTGAATCCCCGTATAGAAGAAAGCAAGATaaaaaacaaggaaatgcaatgaTACCTCGATTGCTATTAAGAAAACCATCAAGATTTAGCAACAGATTCTATGGAGTTAAATCGACCAAAAAGACAAAAGCTAGAATCtcgattatataaaaaaaaaaaagatgttttctttatGAAAGCATATAAGGAGTATATGGATATTGTATGTCGTTTGAATTATGAGAAGCATGGGAAGGAAAGAACCTACATGACTTGGAGGAATATGCTTTCCGCTAAGAAGGTCGAGCAGAAGTGTTCCGAAGCTGTACACTACACTCTCTGGTATCACTCTCCCTGCCAAAGCAATCAAAGAAGAAAATTGTAGTACTTGTCACAAtcaaagaagaaaatgaaagCCTTCCTTACATTGTTAATTAAGTGGTATATAATGTTCAAGAGATAAATTTTAAAAGGGAAAGATAGGTGAAATAAGATTCAGGTAGAATCTAGTATTTTATCGAAAGATCTGAGGTAGACCAACAAAATAAGTAGAGCATTCTGCATCTAATCTTAAAAAAATCTGTCAACTATCGACAATATACCAAGGATTTAATCGACTTGCATATGTAATTCATAGGATGGACATGCCAACAAAATTTATTTGCCAATGTTTTGCGGTGATGCATTTGGAAATCATCTTCTACAAACACACAAGATCTCTATGGAATTATGCTATTACAAATCTGAGAAAAAAAGGGTATTCTGCAGCCACAGCATACACAACCGGATTCAAGCAAGTCCAAGTTATCAGGAAGCCAAATCAGGAACATCCAAATCCAAAGCTCTCTTTTAGAATCGTATACCTGTCCTGAGGTACTCTGGAGGTGTGAAGGCCAAGTTTGTGCTGTAGCTCTTCCCATCTCTACTATTCTTCATGAGTCCGAAACAGGACAGCCTGGGATTACCATCCTGTCATATGTCAATGTTTAGCGAGTGATTGCAATGTGAGCACCTAACGAAGCTGGCAGAAAGAAATAATATCACCTGATCGAAGAGAACTCTATACGCGTTGAGATCATGATACAGTGCACGCCCTCTGCTGCTGCAGTATTCTAATGCCTGTGCAAGGTACAATGCCACCCTTATCCTCATCGTCCAACTCAAAGGCTGTGTATCCCCTGCCATATTGAGTTATGGAACTTGGCCATCATATGGTAATTCATAGCTATATACAATTGGCAAGAAGTTCCTCTCTCATAATCATCAATTCTAAAAGATATAGATCAAGagaaacatgaaaatgaagcatAACAATTACCACCATTCAAGATGGTCGATCCAGAAAACATCATAGGCACTTCAGCTAGAAATGGGATTCAAGAACAATATCTACTACTCATCCATTCATGATCAGAACCCTAGAATCTACCAAATTGGTTCCGTCCATTGCATCATCCGTGATGGAATAGATGACTGGGAGAGACAGACATTGGTCTTGGAAAGAGAAGGGGAAAAGATAGGGTTTACTGTGATCAAGAAAAATGTATTTGGTTGGATAAATGATGGTTGAAGTGAGAAGTAGTAATATCATATGTTTTTCTTCCCCAAATGATTCCATAAATTAGCCAAAGTGAGGGTTTTGCTTGTTCACATACAGTGGAAGAGGTGCTTGGCCAGGGTCTCATGGGGCATGAACTCCGCCACCAGCAGCCGCTCGTCGCCCTCGCAGCAGCAACCGATGAGATTGGCCAGCCGCTCGCTTCGGAGCTGCCCCACCGCCCTCGCCTCCTCCTGCGCCACCACAACCATCCCCAGATCAGAGATCGCCAAAAGAGAAGGGGGTGGGggggagagggagaagaggacgAAGAGCAAGCGAGGGGCGGATGTGACCGACGAGGAATTGGCGGGCGTCGGGCCAAGCGAACTTGTTGAAGCGCTTGATGGCGACGGCGCGGTCGCCGGGGAAGAGGCGGCCCCTGTAGACGACATTGGGGGCCTTCTGCCCGTGCTCCGAGACGATGTGTTCGGGCGAGAAGCCGTCCGTGGCGGCCCGCAGCTCCTCCAAGCTGTACTCCGTGAACatgccgtcgccgtcgcctcCCCCGTTCTCTGCACTCCATCAACACCAAATCAAGGACCATCACATAAACCAAAGTGGAAAGCAGTCCTACTCCTACACGGTACCGAGATCATCCGGCTCGAGCACAGAGGACTTGAAGTGGGTCGGCCACCAGCACAGGGACAATGTGGAGCATCGAACTCCCATTCTTGCGCCACTCTCTCAGAAAAGCTAAGCTCTTGCTTCCGCTACACTACGAACCCCAGCATAAAGGAGGCGGCGGCAAAAGAAACAGCAGCAAGGGAACAGTAAACTTGGGAAGTGGATCTCAGGATGGATTCGGTGTCATTCTTGTTGACGTCCAAGCCCACCAAACTTGTCTCTCTGCAATGCGCTTCTGTAGTACTGTATCTACCAGCGATGTTTGCGACAAAGCCTTCCTCGCATCCGCTGATGCTCTTAATATATATGTTTGATTCGTACCTCGTTCATTCCTCCTGCTGCCTCCCAAGTCTCCCAGCCATCCCGTGCCGCAGCGTCGTTGTTACAGAGTGCTGCAGTAGGTAATGAAGACCAAGAAGGCACAGTGGTTAGTGTCCGATACATGTACGTGCAAACTCCTCGTGAGGTTCATAAAGGCAAGTCACAGGAAACAGCCAGTGGTGCGATGTATGCATCATTCAATACGAAGCTGCACTGCATGGATGCTGTGGCTTTATTACCTCCATGCTTTTGCTGTGGCCCTTCCTTTCTCCCTCATGGACTCTCGGATGTGGGCAATTTACTTAATTTATGTGATGATCGAGAAGAATCGGGAGGCAAGCAACAGCGATGAGCTGTGAAATCTCTTTGTTGCAGGGCCTTCGAGTCGATCGGCATCACGTCCGGTAGCGGAAATAACATATCCCCTTCCCACCTCACAGCCTGGAACAGAGCAATCTTTCCTCCCAAAAGGACATGAATGCGAGGGACCATCGTGTAAGCCTGCATGGTGTCATGATAGACACCGAAGAGCCTCTCTTCTTTTGCTTTAGATTGGTGCAGGAGAGAGAGGAGACCGCCGTGGCTCGCCCCAGCAAAGCAGGGAGGGACCAAATGCTGAGCTTTGTCCCAGGCGAATACAACCTCCTCCCACTGGATTTACTACGAGAAGAAAGGGTGAGATGGAGCAGATTCTGCAACACATGGTGTGTAAAGCCTTTTGGGCGCAGCAGACATGCAATGCCCTCTCCTT comes from the Musa acuminata AAA Group cultivar baxijiao chromosome BXJ2-8, Cavendish_Baxijiao_AAA, whole genome shotgun sequence genome and includes:
- the LOC103994033 gene encoding 17.3 kDa class I heat shock protein produces the protein MLTFNPASAAPFNPTQKLQNSAIGSPCPHSPAFFLRSIGPKMSLTPFGFGPRQSNIFDPFSLDLWDPFEGFPFDSNLSFPRIPFPTSSYAGAASAFAADTRIDWKETPEAHVFKADLPGLRKEEVKVEVEDGRVLQISGERSREHEEKTDTWHRVERSSGRFLRRFRLPENAKVEQVKAAMEDGVLTVTVPKEGVKKPNVKSIEISG
- the LOC135584887 gene encoding serine/threonine-protein kinase BSK5-like produces the protein MGVRCSTLSLCWWPTHFKSSVLEPDDLENGGGDGDGMFTEYSLEELRAATDGFSPEHIVSEHGQKAPNVVYRGRLFPGDRAVAIKRFNKFAWPDARQFLEEARAVGQLRSERLANLIGCCCEGDERLLVAEFMPHETLAKHLFHWDTQPLSWTMRIRVALYLAQALEYCSSRGRALYHDLNAYRVLFDQDGNPRLSCFGLMKNSRDGKSYSTNLAFTPPEYLRTGRVIPESVVYSFGTLLLDLLSGKHIPPSHALDLIRSKNFRTLMDSCLEGHFSNADGTELVRLASRCLQYEPRERPNVKSLVTSLGSLEKDAEVPSYTLMGILNGPVTSKQMIKLSPLGEACARLDLVGIYEILEKVGYKDEEGLANDLSFQAWTSQIQETLNFKKHGDNAFLAKDFETAIDCYTQFIDGGTMTSPTVLARRCVSYLMNNMLQEALGDAMQAQEASPEWPTAYYLQAAVLLSLGMDSDAEETIKHGAKLEAKRKTRT